One genomic segment of Peribacillus sp. FSL H8-0477 includes these proteins:
- a CDS encoding HAMP domain-containing sensor histidine kinase, giving the protein MKTKKRTTLLRYWTTRYLITLTTGLLVLSLFSLWWMEKTALEYRLSLLKYLADETADRAIKDNGQIVVGPLLSEIVEEREKILHLNEQPIIYIVDPDGEIIYTMPQLYIESEDNVLPSVIMNNQDTIQKVNINDENQVYVVKSPIREDSNKIKGWVVIAQEEGSLTEINQDHGLLAIMMGGLLIMGWWVIYVLSKRISKPIQNVAKAASQVREGNYNIHLKEEESHEEEIYELVESFKEMTTRLKQMEKLRAELFAGVTHDLKTPVTSISGLIQAVKDEVVTGDESKEFLNISLMETQRLQRMIEDLLDYNAMAAGAFKMHVKSENMNLFLEEACYHWQITQEEQNFEIVVELPSEDVWAKMDSMRVQEILINLLNNAKQSLEGSGTIKVVLYELNGEQVCIDVIDNGKGIPQNEQEYVFEPFYRGQKKKLKVRGLGLGLPFSKMLANAQHGNLVLKESNEEGTIFTISFKKASTE; this is encoded by the coding sequence ATGAAAACTAAAAAACGAACGACGCTGCTGCGCTATTGGACAACCCGTTATTTAATTACGCTCACCACTGGATTATTGGTTTTATCTTTATTTTCTTTATGGTGGATGGAAAAAACTGCCCTCGAATATCGCTTAAGTCTATTAAAGTATTTAGCAGATGAAACAGCTGATCGTGCGATAAAGGACAATGGACAAATTGTGGTGGGACCGCTCCTTTCTGAGATTGTTGAAGAAAGAGAGAAAATCCTTCATTTAAATGAACAGCCGATTATCTATATTGTCGATCCGGATGGAGAAATCATTTATACGATGCCGCAGCTCTATATTGAGAGTGAAGATAATGTGCTTCCGAGTGTCATTATGAATAATCAAGATACGATCCAAAAAGTTAATATTAACGATGAAAACCAGGTCTATGTCGTAAAATCTCCAATTCGAGAAGATAGTAATAAAATTAAAGGCTGGGTTGTTATTGCCCAAGAAGAGGGGTCTTTGACCGAGATCAACCAGGATCATGGTTTACTAGCCATAATGATGGGTGGTCTGCTCATTATGGGCTGGTGGGTTATTTATGTTCTTTCTAAACGAATATCTAAACCCATTCAAAACGTTGCGAAGGCTGCGTCTCAGGTTCGTGAGGGGAATTATAACATTCACCTTAAGGAAGAAGAGAGTCATGAGGAAGAAATCTATGAATTAGTTGAATCCTTTAAAGAAATGACAACTCGTTTAAAGCAGATGGAGAAACTGCGAGCAGAACTATTTGCAGGTGTTACACATGATCTAAAAACCCCTGTTACATCCATAAGCGGGTTAATACAGGCAGTGAAGGATGAAGTTGTGACGGGTGACGAAAGCAAAGAATTCTTAAATATTTCTTTGATGGAAACACAACGGTTACAAAGAATGATTGAGGATTTACTTGATTATAACGCGATGGCAGCAGGAGCTTTTAAAATGCATGTGAAGAGTGAAAATATGAATTTATTTCTAGAAGAAGCTTGTTATCACTGGCAGATCACTCAAGAAGAGCAGAATTTTGAGATAGTAGTTGAGCTTCCGAGTGAAGACGTTTGGGCAAAAATGGATTCTATGCGTGTCCAAGAAATCCTAATTAATTTGCTTAATAATGCGAAACAGTCATTAGAGGGATCTGGAACGATCAAGGTGGTTCTTTATGAATTGAACGGAGAACAAGTTTGTATTGATGTCATCGATAATGGAAAGGGCATTCCGCAAAATGAACAAGAGTATGTTTTTGAACCATTCTATCGTGGACAAAAGAAAAAGCTTAAGGTACGCGGTTTAGGACTCGGGCTTCCATTTAGTAAAATGCTGGCAAATGCGCAGCATGGAAATCTTGTTCTGAAAGAAAGTAATGAAGAGGGAACTATTTTTACTATTAGTTTTAAGAAGGCTTCAACAGAGTGA
- the spx gene encoding transcriptional regulator Spx: MVTIYTTPSSLACRKAKSWLQKNNIAYNERNLYAQPLSVDEIKAILRKTEGGTDEIISTRSKKFKNLNIDINNTPLNELCKIIQKNPDLLRRPIIFDSKNLHAGYNEEEMGRFLPRQVRHVQLWRAISLINA; this comes from the coding sequence ATGGTTACAATTTACACGACGCCGAGCAGTCTGGCTTGCAGAAAAGCTAAATCCTGGTTACAGAAAAATAATATTGCTTATAATGAACGTAATCTCTATGCACAGCCTTTAAGTGTGGATGAAATTAAAGCGATTCTACGTAAAACAGAAGGCGGAACAGATGAAATTATTTCAACCCGTTCCAAGAAATTTAAAAATCTAAATATCGATATAAATAATACACCACTAAATGAGCTTTGCAAAATTATTCAAAAAAATCCTGACTTACTTCGCCGCCCAATTATTTTCGATTCAAAAAATCTTCATGCAGGCTATAATGAAGAAGAAATGGGCAGATTTTTACCACGTCAAGTCAGACATGTACAATTATGGAGAGCTATTAGTTTAATTAATGCTTAA
- a CDS encoding response regulator transcription factor, with protein sequence MKKILVVEDEKAISMVLKAYLHREGFEVIQVFDGTEAIDVFMEWEPDLVLLDVMLPGKDGWEILKEIREKDACPVIMLTALGEVDYRLSGFKSGADDYISKPFVADEVVARVHAVLRRSPSIVTSEKKIRQYGSLKVDMGTYTVFVNGKEVVMTPRDLSLFVFFVSNPNQIFTREQLIEQVWGMDYDGSDRAVDLAIKRMRKALDKWPDSEGEIKTLRGMGYQLLVYEN encoded by the coding sequence ATGAAGAAAATACTAGTGGTTGAAGATGAGAAAGCGATATCGATGGTACTGAAGGCCTATCTTCACAGAGAGGGCTTTGAAGTGATACAGGTATTTGATGGAACTGAAGCTATAGATGTTTTTATGGAATGGGAGCCTGATTTAGTATTGCTTGATGTCATGCTACCCGGTAAGGATGGGTGGGAGATTCTTAAAGAAATCCGCGAAAAAGATGCCTGTCCGGTTATCATGCTCACAGCATTAGGAGAAGTGGATTATCGCCTTTCTGGTTTTAAATCAGGAGCGGATGACTATATATCCAAGCCATTTGTTGCGGACGAAGTAGTGGCTCGTGTACATGCTGTTCTTCGAAGATCACCAAGTATAGTAACATCAGAAAAGAAAATACGACAGTATGGCAGTCTAAAGGTAGATATGGGAACCTATACGGTATTTGTGAATGGCAAGGAAGTGGTTATGACACCTCGTGATCTTTCTTTGTTTGTGTTTTTTGTAAGTAATCCAAATCAAATATTTACAAGAGAGCAATTAATAGAACAGGTGTGGGGAATGGATTACGATGGAAGTGATCGTGCTGTGGATCTTGCCATCAAAAGGATGAGGAAGGCCTTAGATAAATGGCCTGATTCGGAAGGAGAAATCAAAACTTTGCGGGGAATGGGGTATCAATTGCTAGTTTATGAAAACTAA